From Elstera cyanobacteriorum:
TGCCGTGCGGCGAAAACTCCCGCTTCAAACTGTCGCCGGAGGCGCTGGAAGCTGCCATCACTCCGCGCACCAAATGGGTCATTCTCAATAGCCCGTCGAACCCGACCGGTATGGGCTATACGCGGGACGAAATCCGCGCCCTGGCCGATGTGCTGTTGAAGCACCCGCACGTCTGGGTGATGACCGACGATATGTACGAACATCTCGCCTATGACGATTGGCAGTTCTGCACCTTGGCGGAAGTGGAACCGGCGCTGATCGACCGCACGTTGACGGTCAACGGCGTCTCCAAAGCCTATGCGATGACCGGTTGGCGTATAGGGTATGCGGGCGGGCCGAAGGCGTTGATTCAAGCGATGGCAACGATCCAATCGCAATCGACCTCTAACCCTTCCTCGATCAGCCAAGCGGCGGCGGCGGCGGCGCTGTCGGGCGATCTGTCGTTCCTGGGCGAACGCAACGCCATCTTCATCGAGCGCCGCGATCTATGCGTCGATCTGCTGAACGATGCGCCGGGTCTGACGTGCATCAAGCCGGACGGCGCCTTCTACGTCTATGTCTCCTGCGCTGGCGCCATCGGTAAGAAAACGCCGGGCGGGCAGGTGATCAAGAACGATAGCGACTTCGTAACCGCGTTGCTGGAAGCTGAAGGGGTTGCGGCAGTGCAGGGCGCGGCTTTTGGGCTGGAGCCCTATTTCCGCCTGTCCTACGCCACCTCGACCCAATTGGTTGAGGATGCCTGCCGCCGCATTCAGCGCTTCTGCCAGTCGCTGAGCTAGACAAAGACGCCTCCCCTTGCCTTAACGCGGCTTCCATTGGAAACTACGGGGGCAAGGGGAGGCTTCGATGAAACCATCCATCGCATTAACGTTGCATCGTTCGTCTATTCGCGCGGCGGCGGAGCGTTTCCGGCTGGATAATCCACGCGTCTTCGGGTCGGCGCTGCTCGGGAAAGATACCGAAACAAGTGACCTCGATATCCTGGTCGATCCCCGCCCTGGAACGACCCTCTTTGATATCGGTGGATACCAAGAAGAGTTGGAGCGTCTGCTGGGGGTCCGGGTTGATGTGTTGACGCCCGGCGGTTTACCCCCCAAGTGGCGCGACGTCATCGTGCGGGACGCAAAACCGATATGACGGCAAACCGTTTGCCAGATTATCTCGATCATATGCGCTTGGCCGCTTCGAAAGCTCTCGATTTTTTGGAAGGAAGTTCCTTCAACACGTTTGCCGAAGATCGGCGGACCCAGAAGGCCGTCTTCATGTCACTGATTATCATCGGTGAAGCAGCGGCGCGCATTCTCGAACGGTTCCCCGATTTTACCGCTGCTCATCCAGAGATTGCTTGGGTCGAAATGCGCTGAATGCGCAACCGCCTAACCCATGTCTATTTCGAGGTCGATTTGGCAATCATTTGGAATACGGTTCAGCAGGAATTGCCGAGGCTGCTGCGGTCGCTGGAACCCCTATAAAAGGAAAAAGGGCCATAGCCACGCTGCAGCCCTTCTGCCCACCTCCTCAGAACCGATCAATCACGCTAATTCCAATATCGCGCGACCCATCCATCGCCGTCAGGGCCGGGATAGCCTCGGCGAGCGCAATTTTGCGGCCGATCAGCTTTTGCGGCGCAATCTTACCCGTTTCGATCATCGCCATCATGGCGTCGTAACGCCAAGCCTGCATGCCGTGACTGCCGTAGATTTCCAGTTCGTGGCCGATGACCTGGGCCATCGGGATTTGCGGCGTCGCATGGTCCCCCAGCATCAGGCCGACCTGAACGTGGCGCCCGCGCCGCCGCAGGTTCTTGATCGAATTGAAACAGGTCGTCGGGCTGCCCAGCGCGTCGATGGAAACATGGGCGCCGCCCTTGGTGATCTCGCGCACCGCTTCGACCGTGTCGGCGACCGTGCGGGAATTGATCGTGGCGACGGCCCCGCATTCCCGCGCAAACGCCAGTTTATCGTCGAAAACATCGATGGCGATCACATTGGCGCCCATCGCGCTGGCGATCATGATGGCCGAAAGCCCGACGCCGCCACAGCCATGAACGGCGACCCATTCCCCGGGGGCGGTGCGGGCTTGATCGACAATCGCGCGGAAGGAGGTGGCGAACCGGCACCCTAGGCTGGCGGCGGTCGCATCGTCCACCGCCTCGGGCAGCGTCACCAGATTGGTTTCGGCGAAATCAATGGCGACATACTCGGCGAATGACCCCCAATGGGTAAAGCCGGGCTGGAACTGATCCGGGCAGACCTGTTGATTGCCCGAATGGCATTCCGGGCAATGGCCGCAGCCGGAGACGAAGGGCACCGTTACCCGGTCGCCAGCGTGAAAGCGCGATACACGCTTACCGGTGGCCACCACTTTCCCGGCGAACTCATGCCCCGGCACATGGGGCAGGCGAATATCGGGATCATGCCCCATCCAGCCGTGCCAGTCGCTGCGGCAGAGGCCGGTGACGGCCACGGCGATAACAACGCCATCCTCACTCGGGGTTGGGTCGGGCACCGTGGCGATGGTTGGGGGCGTTCCGAAAGTCTCAAACAGCATCGCCTTCATGGCACTCTCCCGAAGTCGTAAACCCGGGGGAATTGTCGCATTCTTTGGCGGAAAGGGGCTTTCTTTTTTCCGAGATATTGCGGGAATATCGGAAGAACTTACTCAGAAATCCCCATAAACAGAAAGACTCTGCCTCCGTGACCGACTTCGATAAAACAGACTTGCGATTGATGGCCCTGGTGCAGCAGGATGGCCGCCTGTCGAACGCTAAGCTGGCCGCCGCGTTATCGATCAGCGAAACGCCCTGCTGGCGCCGGTTGAAGCGGCTGGAGGAGGAGGGGGTGATCGAGGGGTATCAAGCGCTCCTCAGCCGCCGGAAGCTCGACCTTGGCGTGCTGGCCTTCGTGCATCTCTCCGTCACCCAGCACGGCGAGGCGGTGACGGCAGAGATTGAGCGGACGATCCTGGCAGCGGACAATGTGTTGTCCTGTCACAATGTCTCCGGCGATGCCGATTTCATGCTGACGGTCGTGGCAAAGGATTTAGACGCCTACAGCCGCTTCGTCGAAACCACGCTGCGGAAACTGCCGGGAGTCTCGGCGATCCGCTCAACGTTTTCCTTGCGGGAAATCAAGGCGTCCAACCGGCTACCGGTGGGGCCGTAGAAGCTCGCCCCTGCCGCCGTGCAGCAGGGGCGAGGCCGGGTTATTTCTTGGCCAATTGCGCCTTCAGCCAGTTGGTAAAGGCGGGGCTGGCGAGATCGTTTTGCTGGCGCGTCATCATCTCCGCGATGCGGACCCGGTCAGTATCCTCGGAGCAGGTACCGCTTCGCTGGCTGGATTCGCTCTTGCGTTCTGCTCGATAGGCCGCCTCGAACCAGCCCTGCGCCAAGGTCGGCAGCGGCGGCAGAAGGCCGTCGATATCGCTAATCAGCTTATCGAGATCCTTGGTCGGCAAGGAGCAGGTCACCCCGGCTTCGGCGATTTTGGCCGACGCGACGGCAAGGTCAGGAAGACCATCTAACCCGGCCAGCACCAAACCGTTTACCTGCACGATACCACCGCCACTCGTTGCGCTGGCGACGGTGGTTTTCGGCGTTTCCTGCGTCGTCTGGCAGGCGGCGAGCGCGAGGGCGGCGGGCAGGGCAAGGAAAAGGGGGCGAAAACGGGTCAAGATGCACTCCTGTTTCGACGCATGTTGGCGCCAAGCTATACGCGGGAACCCGGGTCACTGCAAAGGCCCGATGCGTGACGGGCGCTTGACGTTTCGGCGCAATGGTCTTTATTAAGGACTGAATTGGTCCGAATTGGGGCCAACCGTCGTAACCACGCTGTGACAAGCGGAGCCGGGCAATGATCATTGTCAGCAAATTGGCCGATTATGCCGTCGTTCTGGCGGTCCAGCTCGGCCACATGGGGCAGAACCTCGGCCCGTTGGCGGGCTTGACCCAGGCGAGCACCGCCGATCTGGCGGAGGCAACCAAGTTGCCCGGCGCGACCGTGGCGAAAGTGCTGAAAGCCCTCAACCGTGCGGGCATCGTTTCCGCCGCGCGCGGGGCGGGCGGCGGCTATCGGCTGGCACGATCCCCCGCCGATCTGACGGTAGCCGAAGTGATTGCCGCCATCGATGGGCCGCTCGGCATGACCGAATGCGCCGGGGATGCCGATCACGATAGCTGCACCCATATGTCATATTGCGCGACCAAGCCCCATTGGGCGCGCATCACGCTGGCCGTGCAGGCGGCGCTTGGGGCGGTAACGGTGGAAGATATGATGGCGCCGCCGTTCATGCCTGCCGTTTCCGCCAGCCGCCCGGCCCCTTCTCTTGCCCTGGGAGCAGACGCATCATGACCGCGCTCGACACGCCCACCGCCGTTGATGCCGCCGTCGCCGACCAACCCTATAAATACGGGTTCGTCACCGATATTGAGGCCGATGAGGCGCCGCTAGGGCTGAACGAGGATATCGTCCGCTTTATTTCGGCCAAGAAGAATGAGCCGGAGTGGCTGCTAGACTGGCGTCTGAAAGCCTTCCGCGTTTGGCAGGGTATGACCCCGCCGACCTGGGCCAAGCTGACTGTGCCGGAGATCGATTTCCAAGCGTTGCGCTATTATTCCGCGCCGAAAACGGCGGCGGGGCCGAAGTCGCTGGACGAGGTCGATCCCGAACTGCTGAAGACTTACGAGAAGCTCGGCATTCCGTTGAAGGAACAGGCGTGGCTGGCGGGCGTGCCGGGCGTCGCGGTCGATGCGGTGTTCGATAGCGTGTCGGTGGCGACCACCTTCAAGGATACGCTGAAGAAGGAAGGCATCATCTTCTGTTCCTTCGGCGAGGCCGTGCAGGAACATCCCGATCTGGTGCGCCAGTACCTCGGCTCGGTCGTGCCGGTGGCGGATAATTATTATTCGGCGCTGAATGCGGCGGTGTTTTCCGACGGTTCCTTCGTCTTCATCCCGAAAGGGGTGCGCTGCCCGATGGAGCTTTCGACCTATTTCCGCATCAACGCCAAGGGAACGGGCCAGTTCGAACGCACGCTGATCATCGCCGAAGACGATAGTTACGTCTCTTACCTCGAAGGCTGCACGGCACCGCAGCGCGACGAAAATCAGCTTCATGCAGCGGTGGTGGAACTGGTGGCGCTCGACCGGGCGGAGATTAAATATTCGACCGTGCAGAATTGGTATCCGGGCGATGCCGAGGGCAAGGGTGGGATTTATAACTTCGTCACCAAGCGCGGCGCCTGCCGGGGAGTGAAGTCGAAGATTTCCTGGACCCAGGTGGAAACCGGGTCGGCGATCACCTGGAAATACCCGTCCTGCATTCTGCAAGGCGATGAGTCGGTTGGGGAATTCTACTCCGTCGCCATTGCCAATAATCGCCAGCAGGCCGATACCGGGACTAAGATGATCCATATCGGCAAAAACACCCGCTCCACCATCATCTCCAAGGGGATTTCGGCGGGGCATGGACAGAATACCTATCGCGGCGGGGTGAAAATCCTGCCCAAAGCCAAGAATGCGCGGAATTTCACCCAGTGCGATTCGCTGCTGATCGGCGATCAATGCGGTGCCCATACGGTGCCCTATATCGACGTGCGCACGCCGACCGCGACGCTGGAGCATGAGGCGACCACCTCGAAAATCAGCGAAGACCAATTGTTCTACTGCCAGCAGCGCGGGCTGACGGCGGAAGATGCCCTGTCCTTGATCGTCAATGGTTTCGCCAAGGAAGTGCTGAAGGAACTGCCGATGGAATTCGCGGTCGAAGCGCAAAAACTGCTCGCCATCAGCCTTGAAGGCTCGGTCGGTTAACACATTCACAGATTAAGCGGGCAGCGGCGGCCAACGCCGCGCCGACGCATCGTTAGAAGGGTTCGGACCATGTTGCAGATCGACGATCTTTGGGCGGAAGTAGAGGGCGATGAAGGCCCGCGCGAAATTCTGCGCGGCCTGTCGCTGACCGTGAAGGCGGGGGAAGTCCACGCCATCATGGGGCCGAACGGGTCCGGCAAAAGCACGCTCGCCAATGTCATTTCCGGGCGCGACGGTTACC
This genomic window contains:
- a CDS encoding zinc-dependent alcohol dehydrogenase family protein → MKAMLFETFGTPPTIATVPDPTPSEDGVVIAVAVTGLCRSDWHGWMGHDPDIRLPHVPGHEFAGKVVATGKRVSRFHAGDRVTVPFVSGCGHCPECHSGNQQVCPDQFQPGFTHWGSFAEYVAIDFAETNLVTLPEAVDDATAASLGCRFATSFRAIVDQARTAPGEWVAVHGCGGVGLSAIMIASAMGANVIAIDVFDDKLAFARECGAVATINSRTVADTVEAVREITKGGAHVSIDALGSPTTCFNSIKNLRRRGRHVQVGLMLGDHATPQIPMAQVIGHELEIYGSHGMQAWRYDAMMAMIETGKIAPQKLIGRKIALAEAIPALTAMDGSRDIGISVIDRF
- a CDS encoding nucleotidyltransferase family protein, coding for MKPSIALTLHRSSIRAAAERFRLDNPRVFGSALLGKDTETSDLDILVDPRPGTTLFDIGGYQEELERLLGVRVDVLTPGGLPPKWRDVIVRDAKPI
- a CDS encoding aspartate transaminase, which gives rise to MPFLASRLDRIKPSPTIAVTDKARALKAAGRDIISMSVGEPDFDTPDHVKAAAIDAIQKGDTKYTAVDGTAALKAAICAKFLRENNLTYKPENITVGTGGKQILYNALMATLDEGDEVIIPAPYWVSYPDMVLLAGGEPVIVPCGENSRFKLSPEALEAAITPRTKWVILNSPSNPTGMGYTRDEIRALADVLLKHPHVWVMTDDMYEHLAYDDWQFCTLAEVEPALIDRTLTVNGVSKAYAMTGWRIGYAGGPKALIQAMATIQSQSTSNPSSISQAAAAAALSGDLSFLGERNAIFIERRDLCVDLLNDAPGLTCIKPDGAFYVYVSCAGAIGKKTPGGQVIKNDSDFVTALLEAEGVAAVQGAAFGLEPYFRLSYATSTQLVEDACRRIQRFCQSLS
- a CDS encoding SUF system Fe-S cluster assembly regulator codes for the protein MIIVSKLADYAVVLAVQLGHMGQNLGPLAGLTQASTADLAEATKLPGATVAKVLKALNRAGIVSAARGAGGGYRLARSPADLTVAEVIAAIDGPLGMTECAGDADHDSCTHMSYCATKPHWARITLAVQAALGAVTVEDMMAPPFMPAVSASRPAPSLALGADAS
- the sufB gene encoding Fe-S cluster assembly protein SufB, yielding MTALDTPTAVDAAVADQPYKYGFVTDIEADEAPLGLNEDIVRFISAKKNEPEWLLDWRLKAFRVWQGMTPPTWAKLTVPEIDFQALRYYSAPKTAAGPKSLDEVDPELLKTYEKLGIPLKEQAWLAGVPGVAVDAVFDSVSVATTFKDTLKKEGIIFCSFGEAVQEHPDLVRQYLGSVVPVADNYYSALNAAVFSDGSFVFIPKGVRCPMELSTYFRINAKGTGQFERTLIIAEDDSYVSYLEGCTAPQRDENQLHAAVVELVALDRAEIKYSTVQNWYPGDAEGKGGIYNFVTKRGACRGVKSKISWTQVETGSAITWKYPSCILQGDESVGEFYSVAIANNRQQADTGTKMIHIGKNTRSTIISKGISAGHGQNTYRGGVKILPKAKNARNFTQCDSLLIGDQCGAHTVPYIDVRTPTATLEHEATTSKISEDQLFYCQQRGLTAEDALSLIVNGFAKEVLKELPMEFAVEAQKLLAISLEGSVG
- a CDS encoding Lrp/AsnC family transcriptional regulator; the protein is MTDFDKTDLRLMALVQQDGRLSNAKLAAALSISETPCWRRLKRLEEEGVIEGYQALLSRRKLDLGVLAFVHLSVTQHGEAVTAEIERTILAADNVLSCHNVSGDADFMLTVVAKDLDAYSRFVETTLRKLPGVSAIRSTFSLREIKASNRLPVGP